From the genome of Vagococcus entomophilus:
GGTTTTTAAGATAACCAATCCTACAAAAATTCAGAGTTTAAATATTTCTGGTAAGTTGATAAAATCTTCCAAAAAGTTGAATAGATATGGGAGGGGGATTAATAGTATTAAAGAACGAGTAAAAAGATTGCATGGTTATTCAGATTTCTCATGGGAAGCGGACGAGTTTAAAGTCATCATTATAATACCAATTAAATACAATAAATGACGAAAAAACTGCAATTGCTTAAAACTACTGATGTGCGTAATGCATTCATTCAGCAGTTTTTTTAATTTTTTGAAGGTTTCTTTTTTATATTTTGATCAGAAAATTTTTTTATCAACAATTTAGTACATAAAATCATACAGATTACGACAAGAAAAGTAAAAATTAACTAAATACAGATATACTTACTTTACCAATAACAGTTAAGGCCTAAAGTTGTTGTTTGTTGACAATATTGATTGGAAAGGTGGTGAGATATCATGTTGCTATTCGCTTCCAAAAAAGGGAAAAAAGCCGGTTGTGTATCAGTCGGAGCGATTTTTTGTGCGTCAGTGGGACACTATATCAAAGAAATTAAAAGCACTGTTTAACAAAAAAATCTTGTTTGAAGATAGCGGTAGGAAAGAATAGCTGCTTACCGCTATTTTTTGAAAAGGGGTGGATGAAATTAAAAATAAAGTGCTAAAAACATATAATCAGAAAATACAAACTTTGTTCATCTGCATTGGGATTTCAATTTTATCAGGTGTGACATTGCTAACTACGCTACTCACGATGGCAATAGTGCCTGTTAAATCAAATATTTTACTTAAAGTGACTTTACCAACTGTTATTGCGCTTGTTATCATCCCTGTTATTTTAGCCAAATTGATTAATAAACCTGATAAAGTCTTTTTAAAATGGAATGAAAAAGAGTTAGTGATATCATGCATCGCAATATGCATTTTTTCCGGGTTATATTATGTATTTAATGGGACAAAATTTGGGGAAGTTACAATACTTTTTTTATTAGCACATTATTTCATTGCTGCATTTTCAGAAGAATTTTTATACCGACATATTATTTTAAACGAACTGTTACAATCATGGAATGTTTTTTTTAGCGCTTTATTGTGTGGACTTATTTTTTCGTTGCTTGGACATATTGGTGATAGTCCTCTTGATAATTTATTATATCGGTTTCCCTTAGGTGTGTTTTTTTCAATTTTCAGACTAAAAACAAATTCTGTTTTATATACATCAGTTATACATGCATTTTATAATCTTTTATTGATTATTGGATAAATTAAGCAAGTAGAAGAGGAGTGAATTGATTGTGAACGGATTTAAAGAAAAAGCTATTTATGCTGGTCCAATCATTTTTTTGGGGTGGTGGATATATGTTGCAATAGAAGTAACAACATTTAATTTTCTTTCAGCGTTTGCCTTTATTGTCATTGTTCCAATATTACTTTTCTCGATTATAGTAGCACGTATTGTTAATATGGTTGCCCCTTTCCAAAAGAGAAAGAATCTTATTCTTATAACTGCTTCATGTATATACTCGACTTTCTTTTACTTCATTGTGAATGGACTAATTAACGAGACTATTGTTTCAACTATCGTAAAAAATACTAATAGAATTAGTGGTAATTTAGAAGATATGAGTATTAGTAATATAAGTTTCAATAATGATTTATCGTCTATAGTTATGATTTTTTTTATAGTTCTTGTTTTTACTAAAATATTTCAAGTGATATTTAGTAGAAAGATGGTGAAGTAATTATGTATATGAATTCTCGTATAGGTCATTTAAAAGTTAAAGGAATTGATATGATTTTTAATTTTGATAATGGTGTAGTAGCAGGAATTGATTCTAAAGGAGTAATCTTTTTAGACGGTATAAAAAATGGGAATGAGTTTCAAAAAGAGAAACTATCAGCAGCAGAAAAGTTGTTTGTTCAGTTTCTATTGGAGAATGAATTTATTTCATATAAGCCGTTCCAAAAGAAAGAACAAGTTATGACAGCATATATTCATCTAACAAATCAATGTAATTTGCATTGTGTCGGTTGTTATTCGTTCGATGATAAAAGAAATAGAGCAGAGGATATGGGGTACGAAGAAATTTGTGTGGCAATTAAAAAACTAGCAGATATAGGAATTGAAAATCTTGTGTTTTCTGGGGGAGAACCTTTGCTACGGAAGGATATCACAGAAATTGTTCGGTATGCAAAAATTGAAAGTCAGCTGCGTAACATTGTATTGATAACAAATGGCACAATTTACAATAAGGAGAAATTAGCAAATATATCAAAATATGTAGACACAGTTTCAGTTTCAGTAGACTCTTATGCGGAAGATTGTCCCGCGTTTATAAGAGATGAAGGGATTTTCAATAGGATAGTTCGGACAATAGAATTTTTAAAAGAAAGTGGAAGCAAGGTAAATATTCTACCAACTGTGCATCATTTGAATGCCAATAAATTGAGTGAATATGTAAAGCTTGCCAATCAGCTTGGAGTTACGATGAGTTTTAGTATCTTGACCGCTTGTTTTGAAGGGGAAATGAAGCAATATTTACCAAGGTCTAAAGATATTCAAACGATTAGTGATTTTATGCTTCATACGGACATATTTATTGAAGATACATCTATTGGCGGAGAAGTGCTACAAGCAGAAAATTATTGTGGAGCAGGAAAGACAATGATTTCTATTGGGACACAAGGAAATGTCTATCCTTGCCATATGTTGATGTATGAAGAGTTTTGTATTGGGAATATTAGAGAAGAAACAATTACAACTATGAGGGAAAAAGAAAAAAAAGCAAAAATATTTTCTTCTTTAGAAGTAGATAATTTAACCGGTGGATGCAAAGAATGTCAATTTAAGTATTTCTGTGGTGGTGGTTGTCGTGCCAGAGCGTATCTAAAACACAAAGACTTATTAGCGAAAGATCCATATTGTAACTTATTCTATAATTATTATAATGAAACGACAAAAAACATTTAAAAATCATGCTATGTGCTAATGAATTCATTGTTTTGAGTCACTTAAGGAGTTAATAGATGAATAAAATTGTAGGAAAAGAAAAAAAATTAATTATGATCTTTTTAGTACTTTCATTTATTGCGAGCACTATTGAAATTTCATTTGCGCCAATTATTCAAAGTTTTATTGATGCATTAACGAATAGAGAGTTGAATATGGTTGGTTTGTCTGTACTTTTATTTTTCTTGTTTATTTTCTTCAACTTCCTCTTTCATTATTTAGCTACAATTATAGAATTCAAGCTATTAAAAAGAATTCATCTCATATCAAAAAATCAAATTATGACTAATTTTCTTAGACTAAATCTTTCAATATTTAGAGAAACAACAATTGGAGAAAAGATTAATGTCTTTGACTATAATTTAGAAATTTATGAACAATATTATTTAGAAAATATTTTTTTGGTCATTCAAAATTTGTTTGTTGTTAGTATTTCCTTTGCCTATCTTTTATATTTGAGTCCGATGATTAGCCTAGTTCTATTTGTATGTGCGCTCTTATCGTTTATTATTCCTTCAATAGCTAGTAAAAAAATTGACTCTTTGACTGAAAAAAACTCTAAATTGAAAAGCAAGTATTTAGATGTATTGAAAGAAATCTTTGGTGGCTTTGAAGTAATTAAGTCATTTAAAGTAGAGAAGAATTTTAATGCTAAACATTTAAAGGCTTTAACTAATTTAGAACAGAATAATCAGCAATTGAAAATTCAAAATAACCAATTTAATATAGTGATTGGTTCAACACAATATTTAATTTTGATTGTCTGTTTTTGTGTGAGCGGATATTTAGTTATTCAAGGCAAG
Proteins encoded in this window:
- a CDS encoding CPBP family intramembrane glutamic endopeptidase — translated: MDEIKNKVLKTYNQKIQTLFICIGISILSGVTLLTTLLTMAIVPVKSNILLKVTLPTVIALVIIPVILAKLINKPDKVFLKWNEKELVISCIAICIFSGLYYVFNGTKFGEVTILFLLAHYFIAAFSEEFLYRHIILNELLQSWNVFFSALLCGLIFSLLGHIGDSPLDNLLYRFPLGVFFSIFRLKTNSVLYTSVIHAFYNLLLIIG
- a CDS encoding radical SAM/SPASM domain-containing protein, which codes for MYMNSRIGHLKVKGIDMIFNFDNGVVAGIDSKGVIFLDGIKNGNEFQKEKLSAAEKLFVQFLLENEFISYKPFQKKEQVMTAYIHLTNQCNLHCVGCYSFDDKRNRAEDMGYEEICVAIKKLADIGIENLVFSGGEPLLRKDITEIVRYAKIESQLRNIVLITNGTIYNKEKLANISKYVDTVSVSVDSYAEDCPAFIRDEGIFNRIVRTIEFLKESGSKVNILPTVHHLNANKLSEYVKLANQLGVTMSFSILTACFEGEMKQYLPRSKDIQTISDFMLHTDIFIEDTSIGGEVLQAENYCGAGKTMISIGTQGNVYPCHMLMYEEFCIGNIREETITTMREKEKKAKIFSSLEVDNLTGGCKECQFKYFCGGGCRARAYLKHKDLLAKDPYCNLFYNYYNETTKNI